Within Microterricola gilva, the genomic segment TGTCGATCTCGACGGCGGTGACGGATGCCCCGACCTCGAGCAGGCCGAGGGTGAGCGAGCCGAGACCTGGGCCGATCTCGACGACGTGCTCGCCCGGCTTCACGCCTGCGGTCTTGACGATGCGGCGCACGGTGTTGGCATCGATGACGAAGTTCTGTCCGAGCTTCTTCGTCGGGGTGACGTCGAGCAACTCGGCGAGGTCGCGGATCTCGGCGGGACCGAGCAGGCGGCCGTGCCCCGGCACGGTCTCCGGGATCTCTTCTTCGTGACGGTGTGCGGTCATGCGATGCCTCCGATGGCCTCGGTGCTGGCGGGAAAGGCGGTCTTGGCAGACAGGGCGCCGGCCGGGTTGCTGGTGGCCGAGTGGCCGGCGGATGCCACGGGCTCTGCGTCCCAGCGGCCGTAGACGAGTTCGGTGTTCGAGTTGATCTGCGCGGCGAGCACCGTCGCATCCGTGCCGAGCTCTGCGGCGATCGCGCGCAGCGTCAGTGGCAGCAGGTACGGTGCGTTCGGACGGCCCCGGAACGGGGTCGGCGTGAGGAAGGGGGCATCCGTCTCGATCAGGATCTGAGAGCGGGGAATCACCTGGAGTGCGTCGCGCAGGTTCTGCGCGTTCTTGAAGGTGACCGTTCCCGCGAAGGAGAGATACCAGCCGTTGTCGGCGCAGAGTTGCGCCATCTCGGCGTCACCGGAGAAGCAGTGGAACACCGTGCGCTCCGGCGCTCCGACGCGCAGGAGTGTCTCGATGACGGCCGCGTGCGCATCGCGGTCGTGGATCTGCATGGCCAGCCCGTGGCGCTTGGCGATGTCGATGTGCGCCTCGAAGGAGCGGTGCTGGGCGGCACGGCCGTCCTCGCCGGTGCGGAAGTAGTCGAGCCCGGTCTCGCCGACGGCGACGACGCGCGGTAGCGCGGCCAGCCGGTCGATCTCGGCGATGGCGGCGTCGAGCCCGCCCTCCCAGCTGCCGTCGGGACCACCGGCGGTGTCGTAGAGCGGCGCCTCGTTCGGGTGGATCGCCACGGCGGCCAGCATGCGCGGTTCGACCGCGGCGGTCGCAGCCGACCACTGCGAGGTCGGCACGTCGCCGCCCACCTGGATCACGCCGCGGACGCCGACGGCCGAGGCCCGGTCGAGCTGCTCGCGGTAGTCGATCGGGTGCTCGCCGTCGGCGATCTCGAGGTGCGTGTGGTTGTCGTAGACGCCAACGGTGAGCGCCTCAGGCAGCGGCGGGTAGCTCAGCTCGCGCCCCTCGGTCTGTTCACGCTTGCGCACGTGCGCCGAGGTGTCCATGTTCGCGTCGCTCATCGTCAGTTCCTTGTTGCCTTGGTCTCGGAGCGGCCCAGCCGGCGGCCCACTCGACCAGCGGGTGATTTGCGATGTTACTCGGTGGTCTCGATGCGCGGGAACAGCGCCTCGAGCGGGGCGACGGATGCCGCACCGCTCCACTCCCAGGCGCGGTCGATGCGCTGATCCTGCACGACGCCGTCGCCGCCGAGCGCGGTCCACAACTTCGCGGTCGCCTTCGGCAGCACCGGGGAGAGCAGCACGGCCAGCGTGCCGAGGCCGCGGACGGCCGTGTAGAGCACCGTCTCCAGGCGCTCGCGCTCCTCGGGCTTCTTGGCCAGGGCCCACGGCTCCTGCTCGGTGATGTAGCCGTTCAGGCCGTCGACGAGCGTCCACACCTCGGCGATCGCCTCGTGGATGGCGAGGCGGTCGATGGCGATGGATGCCGTCGCGGTCGCCGTGCGCTCGATCGCCTGGATGGCGGCATCCGCATCGGTGAAGGCACCGGGCGCGGGGATGACGCCGTCGCAGTATCGGTTGACCATGGCGATCACGCGCGAGGCAAGGTTGCCGAAGCCATTGGCCAGCTCGGCCGTGTAGCGGGCGTGCAGATCCTCCCAGGAGAAGGAGCCGTCCTGGCCGAAGTGGATCGCGCGCAGGAAGTAGTAGCGGAACGCGTCGGAGCCGAAGGTGTCGGTGATCTGCGTCGGCGCGATGCCGGTCAGCTTCGACTTGGACATCTTCTCGCCGCCGACGAGCAGCCAGCCGTGTCCGAAGACGCGGTGCGGCACCGGCAGGCCAGCGGCCATCAGCATCGCCGGCCAGATGACGGCGTGGAAGCGGAGGATGTCCTTGCCCACGAGGTGGGTGGCCGGCCAGCGGCGCTCGAACTCGGCCTCGTCCTGGCCGTAGCCGACGGCGGTCACGTAGTTCAGCAGCGCGTCGAACCAGACGTAGACGACATGCGACTCGTCCCACGGCACCTTGACGCCCCAGTCGAAGCTGGAGCGTGAGATCGAGAGGTCGTCGAGGCCGGAGCGCACGAAGGACATGACCTCGTTGCGGGCGCTCTCCGGCTGCACGAAGTCGGGCCGCTCCTCATAGAGGGCGAGCAGCTGCTCGGCGAATGCGCTCATCTTGAAGAAGTAGTTCTTCTCGTGCAGCAGCTCGACCGGCTTGGAGTGGATGGCGCAGACCTTCTGACCCTCGTACTCGCCTGTGCCGTCGACGAGGTCGCTCGGCTGCTTGTACTCCTCGCAACCGACGCAGTAGTAGCCCTCGTATTCGCCGGTGTAGATGAACCCGGTGTCGTAGAGGTGCTGCAGGAACTTCTGAACGTTCTCCTCGTGGCGGGGCTCCGTTGTACGGATGAAGTCGTCGTTGGAGAGGTCGATCGTCTCCAGCAGCGGCTTCCACGCCTCCTCGACCAGCTTGTCCGCCCACTGCTGCGGCGTGACGCCGTTGGCGGTCGCGGTGCGCAGGATCTTCTGGCCGTGCTCGTCGGTTCCCGTCAGGAACCAGGTGTCGTCACCGCGCTGACGGTGCCAGCGCGCGAGCACGTCGGCGGCCACCTCCGTGTAGGCGTGTCCGATGTGCGGTACGTCATTGACGTAGAAGATCGGCGTGGTGACAAAGAAAGAGGAGCCATCGGACATGGACTCCATTCTATTCGGGCGCCGGATGCCGCCGATCCCCCGTTACGCCGAGGCGTCACCCGGGCCGCCACCGACGCCCGGCGCCGATGCCGACGACACGTCCATCGCTCAGTGCTCCTCCGCCAGCTCGTCCGACGGGTGCGGATGCCGCTGCCCCGGCAGGTGCCCGAGCACGGGTGGCAGGTTCTCCCGTACCCGCATCGGCGCGTGTTCCGTCGGAACGTCGACGGTCGCCGCGGCCTCCTTGAGCGGAACGCCGTGCCAGATCGCCTCATGGATGTGCTGGTGGGCGTAGCCGACCGGGTGCATGCCGAGCACGATCTTGCCGCGGGTGTGCCCGCGGTCGAGTTCCTCGAACGCCTCCCGCACCTGCTCGAGCGGGAAGATGTCGGAGACGGGCACGAGTAGGCGGTGCTGCTCGGCCAGCCGGGCGAGCTTGGCGACGATGGCCACTCCCCTGGCATCCGCGCGGAGCTCGCTCTCGGCCGCCGGCTCGGTCACCCCGTGCTCGCTTGACCCGTACTCGTCCGAGCCGTAGTCGAGCACGCCGTCCCAGTCGACAACGCTGCGGACCCGCCCGGGCGGAACCCGGAGCGCGCGCGCCGTCTCGAGGTTGTCGCCTCCGAAGGCATCCAGGTAGGCGTCGACGCCGTTCGGCGCCGCCTCCCTGATGCTCGTGACGATGTCGCCGTCGTGAACGACGGGGATCACGCCGATCTGGCGGAGGAAGTCGATGTTCCGCTCGCTGGCCGTGCCGATGACGGTCGCCCCGCGCAGGGCGGCCAACTGCGCGGCGATGCAGCCGACTCCGCCAGCCGCCGCGGAGATGACGACGGTGTCACCGGCGGAGATGCCGAGCTCGTTCACCGCCGCCCACGCCGTGGTGCCCGTCACGAACAGGCCGCCGGCCACCTCCCAGGGGAGGTGCGGCGGTTTGGGGGTGAGGTTCGTGGCGGGCACGGTCAGGTGGGTGGCGTGCGAGGCTCGCGATGCGTGCCCGATCACGGCATCGTTGACCTCGCACTGTGTGACGCCGCGACCCGTTGCACGAACGAACCCGGCAAAGTCTGAGCCTTGGCCTTGGGGGAAGTGCGCCGGCATCCGTTCGGCGAGCAGTCCCTCGCGGAGGCGGGAATCCGCCGGATTGAGCCCGGCGGCGATCACCTCGATGAGAACCTCGCCGTCTGCGGGCTCCGGCATCGGGATGTCGACGATCTCGAGAACCTCGGGGCCGCCATAGCGCGAGTATGTAATTGCCTTCGGCACGGTGCACCTCCACCACTGGCTTCAACACTCTTAACGCCGACGGAGTTGGCGTTGTTCCCTACCCGACATCGAACTCTCTTCGGGCGGTCGCCACAACAGGCAGAACGGTTCGGCCGTGCCGAAACAGGCGCGAGCAGCCAGTCAGGGCGTCGACGGCCCGTTCTCGCGTTACGCGCCCTGGCCGGTCACCGGGCCCGCGCCCCGGCCCCCGCGCTCGGAAGCGCCGGCCCTGGCCGGCTTGGCGTCGAGGGCGGCCTGGTACAACTCGCGCTTGCCGAGTCCGGTGCCCTCAGACACCACGGCCGCGGCATCCTTCAACCGCTCACCGGCCGCGACGAGCGCGAGCACCTCGGCGACGCCGCTCGGCAGATCACTGACCCGCTTCTCTGCACCGGCCACGACGATGCAGATCTCGCCCTTGACGCCGGATGCCGCCCACTCGGCGAGTTCGGCCGCGGTACCGCGCTTGACCTCCTCGTAGAACTTCGTCAGCTCCCGGCAGACCACAATGCGGCGTTCAGCACCGAACACGGTCGCCATGTCGCCGAGCGATGCGGCCAGACGGTTCGGGGATTCGAAGAACACCATGGTGCGGCGTTCGTCGCGGAGCTCCGTGAAAGTGCTCACCCGTTCGCCGGACTTGCGCGGGAGGAATCCCTCGAAGGTGAAACGGTCGGTCGGCAGCCCGGACACGGCCAGCGCCGTGAGCACCGCGCTCGGGCCAGGCAGCGCGGTCACGGTCACGCCGGCGGCGGCGGCGGTGTCGACGAGGTGGAATCCGGGGTCGGAGACGGTGGGCATTCCGGCGTCGCTCAGCACGAGCACATCCGTCTCGCGGGCCAGCTCGACCAGCTCGATGGACTTCTCCCGCTCGTTGTGGTCGTGCAGTGCGATCAGGCGGGGCCGGTTCTCGATGCCCAGCGCGGCGAGGAGGCGTTGGGTGACACGGGTGTCCTCCGCGGCGATCACCGTGGCGGTGCTGAGCGCCTCGACCAGACGCACCGAGGCGTCCTTGAGGTTGCCGATGGGAGTCGCCGCAAGAATGATCATGCCTCCAGTCTGACCTACTCTCCTCTCTGGCCTAGCATGGGCGAATGGGCATCGGAGGGCTGCGGCACGCTGGCGGCGACGATGTACCCGGCGAGGTGCCTGCGGCGCCGGAGCCGGGCGATGACTCGGCGACGAGCCCGTCTGTGCTGACCGGGGAGGCCGCCCAGGACTCGCCGAGCACGGATGCCGACACCGAACAGAGCGCGGACAGCGCCGTCGACGAGCCGCGCGGCAGTCGGCTCGACACATGGTGGGCGCACGTCCTGCGCACCCGCAGGCGGCAACGTCTCTGGTACTGGGGCGGGCCGATCGCCGTCACCGTGCTGGCCGCGGTGCTGCGGCTCTGGGACCTCGCACACCCGCACTCCCTCGTCTTCGACGAGACGTTCTACGTCAAAGACGCGTACACGCTGCTGAACAACGGCTACGAGTCAACGTGGCCGGAGGGAGCAGACGAGAGCTTCAACTCCGGCGACACCGACGTCTTCACCCGCGAGGGCTCGTTCGTGGTGCACCCGCCGCTCGGCAAGTGGATCATCTCGCTCGGGCTGGCGGCGTTCGGCGCCGACAACTCCTTCGGCTGGCGCATCGGCACCGTCGTGGTCGGCATCCTCGCCGTCTTCCTGCTCACCATCATCGCCCGCCGGCTGTTCTCCTCGACGATCGTCGCCGTCATCGTCGGTTTCCTCTTCGCGGTCGACGGGCACGCGATCGTGATGTCGAGGGTCGCTCTGCTCGACGGCATCCTGATGTTCTTCGCCCTGCTCGGATTCGGTGCGATCCTGCTCGACCGCAGCTGGCATGAGAAGCGGCTCAACGCGTGGTTGGCCGATCGCAGGCAGCGCGCGGCATCCGGCCAGCTCGCGGAACCGAGCTGGGGCCCCGCGCTGTGGTGGCGCCCGTGGCTGCTGGCCGCCGGGCTTGCCTTCGGCCTTGCGGCGAGCGTCAAGTGGTCGGGGCTGTACTTCCTGGCCGCGTTCGGCCTGTACGTCGTCCTCGTCGACGCACTCGCCCGCCGCCGCGCCGGCGTACCGTTCTGGGCCAGTGCCGCCGTGCTGAAGCAGGGGCCCGTCTCGTTCCTCCTGCTCGTGCCGATCGCACTGGGAACCTTCCTCGCCAGCTGGACGGGCTGGTTCGTCACCGCCGGCGGCTTCTACCGTAACTGGGCGTCGGAGGCGGGCAACGCGTGGACGGGCGCGATGGCCTGGGTCCCCGAGAGCCTGCAGAGCTTCTGGCACTACCAGCTCGCCGCGTACAACTATCACGTCGGCCTCAGCACACCCCACCCGTACCAGGCGAACCCATTGACCTGGCTGTTCATGACCCGGCCGACGAGCATGTACTACGTCGGCTCGACGTTCGGCGAGAACGGATGCCAGTTCGACGCGTGCAGCTCGGCCATCCTCTCCGTGGCCAACCCCCTGATCTGGTGGTCAGCGACGGCCGCGGTGTTCTATCTCGTCTACCGGCTCGCACGCTACCGCGAGTGGCAGATCGGCCTGATCCTGATGGGGATGGTCGCCGGTTACCTGCCCTGGCTCATGTACCTGGACCGCACGGTCTACCAGTTCTACACAATCGCGTTCGAGCCGTACATGCTGCTCGCGCTCGGCGTCGTGATCTCCCTCGTGCTCGGCAAACGCGACGACGTTTGGTGGCGCAGACAACGCGGCGTGAGCCTGGTCGCCATCTTCCTTGTATTCGTTGTGCTGGTCAGCGCCTTCTTCTACCCGATCTGGACGGGGAAGCAGGTGCCGTTCTGGTTCTGGAACCTGCACATGTGGTTGCCCGGCT encodes:
- the metG gene encoding methionine--tRNA ligase, with the translated sequence MSDGSSFFVTTPIFYVNDVPHIGHAYTEVAADVLARWHRQRGDDTWFLTGTDEHGQKILRTATANGVTPQQWADKLVEEAWKPLLETIDLSNDDFIRTTEPRHEENVQKFLQHLYDTGFIYTGEYEGYYCVGCEEYKQPSDLVDGTGEYEGQKVCAIHSKPVELLHEKNYFFKMSAFAEQLLALYEERPDFVQPESARNEVMSFVRSGLDDLSISRSSFDWGVKVPWDESHVVYVWFDALLNYVTAVGYGQDEAEFERRWPATHLVGKDILRFHAVIWPAMLMAAGLPVPHRVFGHGWLLVGGEKMSKSKLTGIAPTQITDTFGSDAFRYYFLRAIHFGQDGSFSWEDLHARYTAELANGFGNLASRVIAMVNRYCDGVIPAPGAFTDADAAIQAIERTATATASIAIDRLAIHEAIAEVWTLVDGLNGYITEQEPWALAKKPEERERLETVLYTAVRGLGTLAVLLSPVLPKATAKLWTALGGDGVVQDQRIDRAWEWSGAASVAPLEALFPRIETTE
- the rsmI gene encoding 16S rRNA (cytidine(1402)-2'-O)-methyltransferase, giving the protein MIILAATPIGNLKDASVRLVEALSTATVIAAEDTRVTQRLLAALGIENRPRLIALHDHNEREKSIELVELARETDVLVLSDAGMPTVSDPGFHLVDTAAAAGVTVTALPGPSAVLTALAVSGLPTDRFTFEGFLPRKSGERVSTFTELRDERRTMVFFESPNRLAASLGDMATVFGAERRIVVCRELTKFYEEVKRGTAAELAEWAASGVKGEICIVVAGAEKRVSDLPSGVAEVLALVAAGERLKDAAAVVSEGTGLGKRELYQAALDAKPARAGASERGGRGAGPVTGQGA
- a CDS encoding dolichyl-phosphate-mannose--protein mannosyltransferase codes for the protein MGIGGLRHAGGDDVPGEVPAAPEPGDDSATSPSVLTGEAAQDSPSTDADTEQSADSAVDEPRGSRLDTWWAHVLRTRRRQRLWYWGGPIAVTVLAAVLRLWDLAHPHSLVFDETFYVKDAYTLLNNGYESTWPEGADESFNSGDTDVFTREGSFVVHPPLGKWIISLGLAAFGADNSFGWRIGTVVVGILAVFLLTIIARRLFSSTIVAVIVGFLFAVDGHAIVMSRVALLDGILMFFALLGFGAILLDRSWHEKRLNAWLADRRQRAASGQLAEPSWGPALWWRPWLLAAGLAFGLAASVKWSGLYFLAAFGLYVVLVDALARRRAGVPFWASAAVLKQGPVSFLLLVPIALGTFLASWTGWFVTAGGFYRNWASEAGNAWTGAMAWVPESLQSFWHYQLAAYNYHVGLSTPHPYQANPLTWLFMTRPTSMYYVGSTFGENGCQFDACSSAILSVANPLIWWSATAAVFYLVYRLARYREWQIGLILMGMVAGYLPWLMYLDRTVYQFYTIAFEPYMLLALGVVISLVLGKRDDVWWRRQRGVSLVAIFLVFVVLVSAFFYPIWTGKQVPFWFWNLHMWLPGWI
- a CDS encoding NADP-dependent oxidoreductase, producing the protein MPKAITYSRYGGPEVLEIVDIPMPEPADGEVLIEVIAAGLNPADSRLREGLLAERMPAHFPQGQGSDFAGFVRATGRGVTQCEVNDAVIGHASRASHATHLTVPATNLTPKPPHLPWEVAGGLFVTGTTAWAAVNELGISAGDTVVISAAAGGVGCIAAQLAALRGATVIGTASERNIDFLRQIGVIPVVHDGDIVTSIREAAPNGVDAYLDAFGGDNLETARALRVPPGRVRSVVDWDGVLDYGSDEYGSSEHGVTEPAAESELRADARGVAIVAKLARLAEQHRLLVPVSDIFPLEQVREAFEELDRGHTRGKIVLGMHPVGYAHQHIHEAIWHGVPLKEAAATVDVPTEHAPMRVRENLPPVLGHLPGQRHPHPSDELAEEH
- a CDS encoding TatD family hydrolase, translating into MSDANMDTSAHVRKREQTEGRELSYPPLPEALTVGVYDNHTHLEIADGEHPIDYREQLDRASAVGVRGVIQVGGDVPTSQWSAATAAVEPRMLAAVAIHPNEAPLYDTAGGPDGSWEGGLDAAIAEIDRLAALPRVVAVGETGLDYFRTGEDGRAAQHRSFEAHIDIAKRHGLAMQIHDRDAHAAVIETLLRVGAPERTVFHCFSGDAEMAQLCADNGWYLSFAGTVTFKNAQNLRDALQVIPRSQILIETDAPFLTPTPFRGRPNAPYLLPLTLRAIAAELGTDATVLAAQINSNTELVYGRWDAEPVASAGHSATSNPAGALSAKTAFPASTEAIGGIA